A window of Streptomyces sp. SAI-127 contains these coding sequences:
- a CDS encoding DNA starvation/stationary phase protection protein, with protein MTVVRSTLPDAARETVGEALQSTLVDLLGVSLIGKQAHWNIVGPRFRSIHLQLDEVVTTARSFSDTVAERAAALGLPPDGRPETIAAAYTLPGSKSGWIRDDEVVRLMVETLEAAIGRLRERIDATEKADPVTQDLLIGITAELEKQRWMFEAENWPRD; from the coding sequence ATGACTGTGGTGAGGAGCACCCTGCCCGATGCGGCCCGCGAGACGGTCGGGGAGGCCCTGCAGAGCACTCTGGTGGATCTGCTCGGTGTGTCGCTGATCGGGAAGCAGGCGCACTGGAACATCGTGGGCCCGCGTTTCCGGTCCATCCACCTCCAGTTGGACGAGGTGGTGACGACGGCTCGCTCGTTCTCCGACACGGTGGCGGAGCGCGCCGCGGCACTGGGCCTGCCGCCCGACGGCCGACCGGAGACGATCGCCGCCGCCTACACGCTGCCCGGCTCGAAGAGCGGCTGGATCCGGGACGACGAGGTCGTCCGGTTGATGGTCGAGACGCTGGAGGCGGCGATCGGCCGGCTGCGTGAGCGCATCGACGCCACCGAGAAGGCCGATCCGGTCACGCAGGATCTGCTGATCGGCATCACCGCGGAGCTGGAGAAGCAGCGCTGGATGTTCGAGGCCGAGAACTGGCCCCGGGACTGA
- a CDS encoding cupin domain-containing protein produces MTRHLVRRAADVQEPSYDEHGYRRRELVGEGDGSSHTGFGVCELRPDGAVAAHVHSYEESFHVLDGAVVLDVPEGSYLLEEGDYGLLPTGLPHAWRGAGDTAVRWADMLAPVPRARYGYDTQAVPAWPARPPARIDVRDPRTRSFGHFEPAQMDPGKQSQDLLAVTASMRTALLVYSGITVKMMVDSDLGAVASTMFMVQYAPDGVVGTHDHPFEETYLFLEGEADAVFDGARYRLGPGDCAWAGAGCVHGFSNAGDGPLRWLETQAPQPPARHSYRFTRDWNYLKEASR; encoded by the coding sequence GTGACCCGACACCTGGTGCGCCGGGCCGCCGACGTGCAGGAGCCGTCGTACGACGAACACGGCTACCGGCGGCGGGAGTTGGTCGGCGAGGGCGACGGCAGCTCGCACACCGGTTTCGGGGTGTGCGAGCTGCGGCCCGATGGCGCGGTCGCGGCCCATGTGCACTCGTACGAGGAGAGCTTCCACGTCCTCGACGGGGCCGTGGTCCTCGATGTGCCCGAGGGGTCGTATCTGCTGGAGGAGGGTGACTACGGTCTCCTCCCGACCGGGCTGCCGCACGCGTGGCGCGGCGCCGGGGACACCGCCGTCCGCTGGGCCGACATGCTCGCGCCGGTGCCGCGGGCCCGGTACGGGTACGACACCCAGGCGGTCCCGGCGTGGCCTGCGCGCCCGCCCGCCCGCATCGACGTCCGTGATCCGCGCACCCGGTCCTTCGGCCACTTCGAGCCCGCCCAGATGGACCCCGGCAAGCAGTCCCAGGACCTGCTCGCGGTGACGGCGAGCATGCGGACCGCGCTCCTCGTCTACAGCGGGATCACGGTGAAGATGATGGTCGACAGCGATCTCGGCGCGGTGGCCTCGACGATGTTCATGGTGCAGTACGCGCCCGACGGCGTCGTGGGCACGCACGACCATCCCTTCGAGGAGACGTATCTGTTCCTCGAGGGCGAGGCGGACGCGGTCTTCGACGGCGCGCGATACCGGCTCGGTCCGGGCGACTGCGCCTGGGCGGGCGCCGGTTGCGTGCACGGATTCTCCAACGCCGGTGACGGGCCGCTGCGTTGGCTGGAGACCCAGGCCCCGCAGCCGCCGGCGCGGCACTCGTACCGCTTCACGCGGGACTGGAACTATCTGAAGGAGGCTTCCCGATGA
- a CDS encoding amidohydrolase family protein, translated as MTHRILLRAGHVLSMDPAVGDLPKGDVLIEDGRIAAVDREIGADAEVLDMTGRIVIPGFVDTHRHTWEASIRNVAPDATLDDYFVDILDTFAPLYTPEDVYAANLAGALECLNAGITTLVDWSHINNTPEHPDAAIRALTETGIRAQYAYGSANTSLADYWFESKIAIPGDDVRRVRTEYFASDDGLLTLALATRGPGFCVNDVVTSEWALARELDIPITVHVAMGRLAGRFGMVKQLHDLGLLGPDTTYVHCCYFSEEEWRLVADSGGTVSIAPQVETQMGHGWPPVMKAIEHGLRPSLSIDVVTTVPGDMFTQIRAAFGAERARVNAASWQADVPVPDTMLTARQMLEIATRNGAHVAGLEDRAGSLTPGKRADVVAIDATALNVAPVHDAAAAVALSADVSNVETVIVDGVIRKRDGRLTADVARARRLVEESRDRLLAAKEARA; from the coding sequence ATGACCCATCGGATACTCCTTCGTGCCGGACACGTGCTCTCGATGGACCCCGCGGTCGGGGACCTGCCCAAGGGTGACGTCCTCATCGAGGACGGGAGGATCGCGGCCGTGGACCGCGAGATCGGCGCGGACGCCGAAGTCCTCGACATGACCGGCCGCATCGTGATCCCCGGCTTCGTCGACACCCACCGCCACACGTGGGAGGCCTCGATCCGGAACGTGGCGCCCGACGCCACCCTCGACGACTACTTCGTCGACATCCTCGACACCTTCGCACCCCTCTACACACCCGAGGACGTGTACGCGGCCAACCTCGCCGGCGCCCTGGAGTGCCTGAACGCCGGCATCACCACGCTCGTCGACTGGTCCCACATCAACAACACGCCCGAGCACCCGGACGCGGCGATCCGGGCCCTCACGGAGACCGGCATCCGGGCACAGTACGCCTACGGCAGCGCCAACACCTCCCTCGCCGACTACTGGTTCGAGAGCAAGATCGCGATCCCGGGCGACGACGTACGCCGGGTCCGCACCGAGTACTTCGCCTCGGACGACGGCCTGCTCACCCTGGCCCTCGCCACCCGCGGCCCCGGCTTCTGCGTCAACGACGTCGTCACCTCGGAGTGGGCCCTGGCCCGCGAGCTGGACATCCCGATCACCGTGCACGTGGCCATGGGACGGCTCGCCGGCCGCTTCGGGATGGTCAAGCAGCTCCACGACCTCGGACTGCTCGGCCCCGACACCACCTACGTCCACTGCTGCTACTTCAGCGAGGAGGAGTGGCGGCTGGTCGCCGACAGCGGCGGTACGGTCTCCATCGCGCCGCAGGTGGAGACGCAGATGGGGCACGGCTGGCCGCCGGTGATGAAGGCGATCGAGCACGGACTGCGCCCCTCGCTCAGCATCGACGTCGTCACCACCGTGCCCGGCGACATGTTCACCCAGATCCGCGCGGCCTTCGGCGCCGAGCGGGCCCGCGTCAACGCGGCGAGCTGGCAGGCCGATGTCCCGGTCCCCGACACGATGCTGACCGCGCGTCAGATGCTGGAGATCGCCACCCGCAACGGCGCGCATGTCGCCGGCCTGGAGGACCGCGCCGGCTCCCTCACCCCGGGCAAGCGCGCCGACGTCGTCGCGATCGACGCGACCGCCCTGAACGTGGCCCCGGTTCACGACGCCGCCGCGGCGGTCGCGCTGAGCGCCGACGTGTCCAACGTGGAGACCGTGATCGTCGACGGCGTCATCCGCAAGCGCGACGGCAGGCTCACCGCCGACGTGGCGCGGGCCCGGCGCCTGGTCGAGGAGTCCCGTGACCGGCTGCTGGCCGCGAAGGAGGCCCGGGCGTGA
- a CDS encoding DUF3140 domain-containing protein yields the protein MTDALELDALWEDFHRAVNMTSQELAAWLRVSDADESTEPLPEHAGEPTGQHVLAILQKRRTDLTDDDIEVMYEVVDTVTAEADVENEPEPEQTVRRHRLMTLGHDPLRP from the coding sequence ATGACCGACGCCCTCGAACTCGACGCGCTGTGGGAGGACTTCCACCGCGCGGTGAACATGACCTCGCAGGAACTGGCCGCCTGGCTGCGGGTGAGCGACGCCGACGAGTCGACGGAGCCGCTGCCGGAGCACGCGGGTGAGCCGACCGGGCAGCATGTCCTCGCGATCCTGCAGAAGCGGCGCACGGACCTGACCGACGACGACATCGAGGTGATGTACGAGGTCGTGGACACCGTCACCGCCGAGGCCGACGTGGAGAACGAGCCCGAGCCCGAACAGACCGTGCGCAGGCATCGGTTGATGACGCTGGGGCACGACCCGCTCAGGCCGTAG
- a CDS encoding SDR family oxidoreductase, whose product MSGVVVIGGTSGIGREFARVRAERGDEVVITGRDAHRTDTAAKEIGARGLALDLALPKGIAAALGDVGTVDHLVIAGISRDENRVTDYDIDAAIHLVTLKLVGYTAVVHALRSRLHDDSALVLFGGQAKERPYPGATTVATVNAGVTGLMHTLAVELAPVRVNAIHPGVVGDSPHWRAKPEQILAGLRARTPTGRLATVADVVDAVDFLLRNGSVNAVELSVDGGWLLG is encoded by the coding sequence ATGAGCGGCGTGGTGGTGATCGGCGGAACCTCGGGGATCGGCAGGGAGTTCGCCCGGGTGCGGGCGGAGCGCGGCGACGAGGTGGTGATCACCGGGCGCGATGCCCACCGCACCGACACCGCGGCCAAGGAGATCGGGGCCCGGGGGCTCGCCCTGGACCTCGCGCTGCCGAAGGGGATCGCCGCCGCGCTGGGCGATGTGGGGACCGTCGACCACCTGGTGATCGCGGGCATCTCCCGGGACGAGAACCGGGTGACCGATTACGACATCGACGCCGCCATCCACCTCGTCACGCTCAAGCTCGTCGGCTACACCGCCGTCGTGCACGCGCTGCGGTCCCGGCTGCACGACGACAGCGCCCTCGTGCTGTTCGGCGGACAGGCCAAGGAGCGGCCCTACCCGGGTGCGACGACGGTGGCGACCGTCAACGCCGGGGTGACCGGGCTGATGCACACCCTCGCCGTCGAACTCGCGCCCGTCCGGGTCAACGCGATCCACCCCGGAGTCGTGGGCGACAGCCCCCACTGGCGGGCCAAACCGGAGCAGATCCTGGCGGGACTGCGGGCCAGGACACCCACCGGACGGCTCGCGACCGTGGCGGACGTGGTGGACGCCGTGGACTTCCTGCTGCGCAACGGCTCGGTCAACGCGGTGGAGTTGAGCGTGGACGGGGGATGGCTGCTGGGGTGA
- a CDS encoding SAM-dependent methyltransferase — protein sequence MTGTESAGRRIDTSRPHPARVYDWFLGGKDNYPVDEELGRLITAQGDAPRQARANRRFMERATRVAVREAGIRQFLDIGSGIPTEPNLHQIAQSAVPDARVVYVDNDPIVLAHAEALLHGTPEGATHYLQADAREPQRILQGASAVLDFEQPVALSLVALLHFISDEDGAQELVDTLVGALAPGSCLVLSAMTADFDPEKVNAGIAAYTASGVTLVARSHDEVSRLFKGLEVLEPGIVSLSRWRPDAREDGDPVSLYGAVGIKR from the coding sequence GTGACCGGGACCGAGTCGGCCGGCCGGCGGATCGACACGAGCAGGCCGCATCCGGCCCGGGTGTACGACTGGTTCCTCGGCGGGAAGGACAACTACCCCGTCGACGAGGAGCTCGGACGGCTGATCACGGCGCAGGGGGACGCGCCCCGGCAGGCACGCGCCAACCGCCGGTTCATGGAGCGGGCCACGCGGGTCGCCGTACGGGAAGCGGGAATCCGCCAGTTCCTCGACATCGGCTCCGGCATCCCCACCGAGCCCAACCTCCATCAGATCGCCCAGTCCGCGGTACCGGACGCGCGGGTGGTGTACGTCGACAACGACCCGATCGTCCTCGCCCACGCGGAGGCCCTGCTGCACGGCACGCCGGAGGGGGCGACGCACTACCTCCAGGCCGACGCCCGCGAGCCGCAGCGGATCCTCCAAGGAGCCTCCGCCGTCCTCGACTTCGAGCAGCCGGTCGCGCTGTCGCTGGTCGCGCTGCTGCATTTCATCTCCGACGAGGACGGCGCCCAGGAGCTGGTGGACACGCTGGTCGGCGCGCTGGCGCCGGGCAGTTGTCTGGTGCTGTCGGCGATGACGGCGGACTTCGATCCGGAGAAGGTGAACGCGGGCATCGCGGCGTACACGGCGAGCGGGGTGACCCTGGTGGCCCGCTCGCACGACGAAGTGAGCCGTCTCTTCAAGGGACTTGAGGTGCTGGAGCCGGGGATCGTGTCCCTGTCGCGGTGGCGTCCGGACGCGCGGGAGGACGGCGATCCCGTATCGCTGTACGGCGCGGTCGGCATCAAGCGCTGA
- a CDS encoding WhiB family transcriptional regulator, whose amino-acid sequence MEWLRRAACVGEDPELFFPVGTQGPALRDIAAAKRVCARCPVTPECLDMALSGGQTSGVWGGTCEQERDALLRDGIDHARRRSTV is encoded by the coding sequence ATGGAGTGGTTGCGTCGAGCGGCCTGTGTGGGAGAGGACCCCGAGCTGTTCTTCCCTGTGGGCACACAAGGACCCGCGCTGCGGGACATCGCAGCGGCGAAGCGCGTGTGTGCCCGCTGCCCGGTCACCCCCGAGTGCCTCGACATGGCGCTCAGCGGTGGGCAGACCTCGGGCGTGTGGGGCGGAACCTGCGAGCAGGAACGCGACGCGCTGCTCCGTGACGGCATTGACCATGCCAGAAGGAGGAGCACGGTATGA